A window from Azoarcus sp. DD4 encodes these proteins:
- a CDS encoding enoyl-CoA hydratase/isomerase family protein: MSTVSYTSNNGIVEIRIDRAEKYNVITHDVVRELAAAWQRFKDSDDRVAILSAAGDRAFTAGADLRDIPHDLWKAIPGVGIQIDKPIIAVTAGLVVGGGLVLVQFADLAIAADNTVFSYPEAKVGFSGGLISSLAARIPHKVAMELLLVGGSISAQRAYEAGLVNRVVPVGQQLDAARELAAQIAANAPLVTSLLKRFVGEVIAKGPTEVAAIARANIEAINASEDFHEGIAAFTQKRTPTFTGR; encoded by the coding sequence ATGAGCACCGTCAGCTACACCTCGAACAACGGCATCGTCGAAATCCGCATCGACCGCGCCGAGAAGTACAACGTGATCACCCACGACGTGGTGCGCGAACTCGCCGCCGCGTGGCAGCGCTTCAAGGACAGCGACGACCGCGTCGCCATCCTGTCCGCCGCCGGCGACCGCGCCTTCACCGCCGGCGCCGACCTGCGCGACATCCCGCACGACCTGTGGAAGGCGATTCCCGGCGTCGGCATCCAGATCGACAAGCCCATCATCGCCGTCACCGCCGGCTTGGTGGTGGGTGGCGGGCTGGTGCTGGTGCAGTTCGCCGACCTCGCCATTGCCGCCGACAACACGGTGTTCTCGTATCCGGAAGCCAAGGTCGGCTTCTCCGGCGGGCTGATCAGCTCGCTGGCCGCGCGTATCCCGCACAAGGTGGCGATGGAGCTGCTGCTGGTGGGCGGCTCGATCTCCGCCCAGCGCGCCTACGAGGCGGGGCTGGTGAACCGCGTGGTGCCGGTCGGCCAGCAGCTCGACGCCGCCCGCGAACTCGCCGCCCAGATCGCCGCCAACGCGCCGCTGGTGACCTCACTGCTCAAGCGCTTCGTCGGCGAGGTGATCGCCAAGGGGCCGACCGAAGTCGCCGCCATCGCCCGCGCCAACATCGAGGCGATCAACGCCTCGGAAGACTTCCACGAAGGCATCGCCGCCTTCACCCAGAAACGCACGCCGACCTTCACCGGCCGCTGA
- a CDS encoding tripartite tricarboxylate transporter substrate binding protein, translating into MKLSRIAQRLAAPLLAAAALVAPFGAHADAWPSKPLKLIVPYPPGGAADTVGRIYADALTEALKQPVVVENKPGAGTAIAAEFVANGPADGYTLNLVPTGQLTVLPHVAKNLKFDAFKSFTPVSLLAYTSVVIAANNEVPAKSLKELVAQAKAAPGKYSYSSSGSGTIIHLAGEYFRLTSGTDILHVPFKGSAPAVTAVLGGEVNLAVDTLTILAPQIKGGKLRGLAIASRERSPLLPDVPTVAESGYPGFEVTSWFGLNVAAGTPVEVVTRLNAEIAKAAASPTVKEKLAAQGLDPWPSTPAKFAEQVRTDYEKYGKVVRESGTKFE; encoded by the coding sequence ATGAAACTGTCCCGCATCGCCCAACGCCTGGCCGCGCCGCTGCTGGCCGCCGCCGCCCTGGTCGCGCCCTTCGGCGCCCACGCAGACGCCTGGCCGAGCAAGCCGCTGAAGCTGATCGTGCCTTACCCGCCGGGGGGCGCCGCCGACACCGTCGGCCGCATCTACGCCGACGCGCTGACCGAAGCGCTCAAGCAGCCGGTGGTGGTGGAGAACAAGCCCGGCGCCGGCACCGCGATCGCCGCCGAGTTCGTCGCCAACGGACCGGCCGACGGCTACACCCTCAACCTGGTGCCCACCGGCCAGCTCACCGTGCTGCCGCACGTGGCGAAGAACCTGAAGTTCGACGCCTTCAAGAGCTTCACGCCGGTGTCGCTGCTGGCCTACACCAGCGTGGTGATCGCCGCCAACAACGAAGTGCCGGCCAAGAGCCTGAAGGAGCTGGTGGCGCAGGCCAAGGCGGCGCCGGGCAAGTATTCGTACTCGTCGTCCGGCAGCGGCACGATCATCCACCTGGCTGGCGAGTACTTCCGCCTGACCAGCGGCACCGACATCCTGCACGTGCCCTTCAAGGGCAGCGCCCCGGCGGTTACCGCGGTGCTCGGCGGCGAGGTGAACTTGGCGGTCGATACGCTCACCATCCTCGCCCCGCAGATCAAGGGCGGCAAGCTGCGCGGCCTCGCCATCGCCTCGCGCGAGCGCTCGCCGCTGCTGCCGGACGTCCCCACCGTGGCGGAATCCGGCTACCCCGGCTTCGAAGTCACTTCCTGGTTCGGCCTCAACGTCGCCGCCGGCACCCCGGTCGAGGTCGTCACCCGCCTCAATGCCGAAATCGCCAAGGCCGCGGCATCGCCGACGGTGAAGGAGAAGCTAGCCGCGCAGGGGCTCGACCCGTGGCCGAGCACGCCGGCGAAGTTCGCCGAGCAGGTGCGGACCGATTACGAGAAATACGGGAAGGTGGTGAGGGAGTCGGGGACGAAGTTCGAGTGA
- a CDS encoding LLM class flavin-dependent oxidoreductase, translating into MPNHPIEFLGFLAHQEASEILPARGPLVDKAFLGACARAQEHAGFDRALIAYHSGAPDGLQVAAYAAAQTSRLGLLVAHRPGVIAPTVAARQFASLDHFSDGRAAINIVSGGNDAEQQRDGDFLGHDERYARTDEYLQLMKLAWTRGEPFDFDGRYYRVKGYVSQARPLQQPHIPIFFGGSSAAALEVAGKHADVFMMWGEPLAGIAEQIAAVRAVAARHGRGDAVRFSLSLRPILGATEDEAWARAERILGGVRQRLEQAAAIPLALRPSKGSAAERASTGSARTVLGARADKSVATRGISTTTTANPAATPLNEGSRRLLAFAERGEVLDSCLWTGITALTGAASGAAASTGIGGNSTALVGTPEQVADALLAYHRLGVSHFLVRGFDPLADAVAYGRELLPSVRARLAEALPAEAFAAF; encoded by the coding sequence ATGCCGAATCATCCCATCGAATTCCTCGGCTTCCTCGCCCACCAGGAAGCCAGCGAAATCCTCCCCGCCCGCGGCCCGCTGGTCGACAAGGCCTTTCTCGGCGCCTGCGCCCGCGCGCAGGAGCACGCCGGCTTCGACCGCGCCTTGATCGCCTACCACAGCGGCGCCCCCGACGGCCTGCAGGTGGCCGCCTACGCTGCGGCGCAGACGAGCCGGCTCGGCCTGCTGGTGGCTCACCGGCCGGGCGTGATCGCGCCGACCGTGGCGGCGCGCCAGTTCGCCTCGCTCGACCACTTCAGCGACGGCCGCGCGGCGATCAACATCGTCAGCGGCGGCAACGACGCCGAGCAGCAGCGCGATGGCGATTTCCTCGGCCATGACGAGCGCTACGCCCGCACCGACGAATACCTGCAGCTGATGAAGCTGGCGTGGACCCGCGGCGAGCCCTTCGACTTCGACGGCCGCTATTACCGCGTCAAGGGCTATGTCAGCCAGGCGCGGCCGCTGCAGCAGCCGCACATCCCGATCTTCTTCGGCGGCTCGTCGGCGGCGGCGCTGGAGGTGGCCGGCAAGCATGCCGATGTGTTCATGATGTGGGGCGAACCGCTGGCCGGCATCGCCGAGCAGATCGCCGCGGTGCGCGCGGTGGCGGCGCGTCACGGGCGCGGCGACGCGGTGCGTTTCTCGCTGTCGCTGCGGCCCATCCTCGGCGCCACCGAGGACGAGGCCTGGGCGCGTGCCGAACGCATTCTCGGCGGGGTGCGCCAGCGGCTGGAGCAGGCCGCGGCCATTCCGCTCGCCCTGAGGCCGTCGAAGGGCAGTGCTGCCGAGCGGGCTTCGACAGGCTCAGCCCGAACGGTGTTGGGCGCCCGGGCCGACAAGTCCGTAGCGACCCGCGGCATCTCCACCACCACGACAGCGAACCCCGCCGCGACCCCGCTAAACGAAGGCTCCCGCCGCCTCCTCGCCTTCGCCGAGCGCGGCGAGGTGCTCGACAGCTGCCTGTGGACCGGCATCACCGCGCTTACCGGCGCCGCCTCGGGCGCCGCTGCCAGCACCGGCATCGGCGGCAACTCCACCGCGCTGGTCGGCACGCCCGAGCAGGTGGCTGATGCGCTGCTGGCTTACCACCGCCTTGGCGTCAGCCACTTCCTGGTGCGCGGCTTCGATCCGCTGGCGGACGCGGTGGCCTACGGCCGCGAGCTGCTGCCGAGCGTGCGCGCGCGGTTGGCCGAAGCGCTGCCGGCGGAGGCTTTCGCCGCCTTCTGA
- a CDS encoding tripartite tricarboxylate transporter substrate binding protein yields MTIRKSTRRTLLRTLALGAVALMPFAAQADTWPSKPLKLIVAFPPGGASDIVGRFYAEQLSTALGQPVVVENKPGAGTAIAAEAAAKAAPDGYTLSLAPAGQLTILPHLAKDLRYDAFKDFAPVSVVASVPYVVAVNSTVPANTLQEFTAYAKANPGKVSYSSCGNGTLCHLSGEFYKSLTGTELLHVPYKGSAPAITALLGGEVNAAFDTLTILAPQVKGGKVKGLAITSAKRSPTLPDVPTAAEAGLKGFEVSSWFGIVVPAATPKPVIERLHKELVQIAAKPETRTKLAEQGLDVESTTPDAFSRLIREDSVKWGKVVAESGAKIE; encoded by the coding sequence ATGACCATACGCAAATCCACCCGCCGCACCTTGCTGCGCACCCTGGCGCTCGGCGCCGTCGCGCTGATGCCCTTCGCCGCCCAGGCCGACACCTGGCCGAGCAAGCCGCTCAAGCTCATCGTCGCCTTCCCGCCGGGCGGCGCGTCCGACATCGTCGGCCGTTTCTATGCCGAGCAGCTCTCGACCGCCCTCGGCCAGCCGGTGGTGGTGGAGAACAAGCCGGGTGCCGGCACCGCGATCGCCGCCGAAGCCGCCGCCAAGGCCGCGCCCGACGGCTACACGCTGTCGCTGGCGCCGGCCGGTCAGCTGACCATCCTGCCGCACCTCGCCAAGGACCTGCGCTACGACGCGTTCAAGGACTTCGCCCCGGTGTCGGTGGTGGCCTCGGTGCCCTACGTGGTGGCGGTGAACAGCACCGTGCCGGCCAACACGCTGCAGGAATTCACCGCCTACGCCAAGGCCAACCCGGGCAAGGTCAGCTACTCCTCGTGCGGCAACGGCACGCTGTGCCATCTGTCCGGCGAGTTCTACAAGAGCCTGACCGGCACCGAGCTGCTGCACGTGCCCTACAAGGGCAGCGCGCCGGCCATCACCGCGCTGCTCGGCGGCGAGGTCAATGCCGCCTTCGACACGCTCACCATCCTGGCCCCCCAGGTGAAGGGCGGCAAGGTGAAGGGGTTGGCGATCACCAGCGCCAAGCGCTCGCCCACGCTGCCCGACGTACCCACCGCCGCCGAGGCCGGGCTGAAGGGCTTCGAGGTGTCGTCGTGGTTCGGCATCGTGGTGCCGGCGGCGACACCCAAGCCGGTGATCGAGCGCCTGCACAAGGAACTCGTCCAGATCGCCGCCAAGCCGGAGACCCGCACCAAGCTTGCCGAGCAGGGGCTGGACGTGGAAAGCACCACGCCGGACGCCTTCAGCCGCCTGATCCGCGAGGACAGCGTCAAGTGGGGCAAGGTGGTGGCGGAGTCGGGAGCGAAGATCGAGTAA
- a CDS encoding class II aldolase/adducin family protein, with the protein MNAPLELPSTEAAIHAARVDLAAACRLIHLFGWTDLLATHVTYRVPGRHDRYFINPLGLLYEEVTASSILEVDLDGKVVGGEGDVNPAGIVIHGAIHAAVKDAAAVIHLHSRDGVAVASQEDGLLPLTQMALMVHGQIAYHDFQGVVLDERERADLLANIGDRHTVILRNHGTMTLGRNMGEAFARIWRLERACRFQLAAQSAGVPLRQLPDEVIARTHAQAQEIYGGQASFFPSGKREWAALRRRLDRELPGYAD; encoded by the coding sequence ATGAACGCCCCCCTTGAACTCCCCTCCACCGAAGCAGCCATCCACGCCGCCCGCGTCGACCTTGCCGCTGCCTGCCGCCTCATCCACCTTTTCGGCTGGACCGATCTGCTCGCGACCCACGTCACCTACCGCGTGCCCGGCCGCCACGACCGCTATTTCATCAACCCGCTCGGCCTGCTCTATGAAGAGGTCACCGCCTCCAGCATTCTCGAGGTCGATCTCGACGGCAAGGTGGTGGGCGGGGAGGGCGACGTGAACCCCGCCGGCATCGTCATCCACGGTGCCATCCACGCCGCAGTCAAGGACGCCGCCGCCGTCATCCATCTGCACAGCCGCGACGGCGTGGCGGTGGCGAGCCAGGAGGACGGACTGCTGCCGCTCACCCAGATGGCGCTGATGGTGCACGGCCAGATTGCCTACCACGACTTCCAGGGCGTGGTGCTGGACGAGCGCGAGCGCGCCGACCTGCTCGCCAACATCGGCGACCGCCACACCGTCATCCTGCGCAACCACGGCACCATGACGCTCGGTCGCAACATGGGCGAGGCCTTCGCCCGCATCTGGCGGCTGGAGCGCGCCTGCCGCTTCCAGCTCGCGGCGCAGTCGGCCGGCGTGCCGCTGCGCCAACTGCCGGACGAGGTGATCGCCCGCACTCATGCGCAGGCGCAGGAAATCTACGGCGGCCAGGCGAGCTTCTTCCCCTCGGGCAAGCGCGAATGGGCGGCGCTGCGCCGCCGTCTCGACAGGGAGCTGCCCGGCTATGCCGACTGA
- a CDS encoding ketopantoate reductase family protein, whose amino-acid sequence MPTEHGRILVVGGGSLGLYLAGRLSLAGRAVTVTQRAGSAAPEGGIVAEGDEQWQAPAVGFTIADDRRGPYSQIIVAVKSHDLPPLLPTLAALGDATTEYVFLQNGIPWWWRHADGDGTAPALARTVAVVVHHAVERTAPGRIRVRRAGGERYLCGRVSAALADARDTALQTLVTGWQQAGIPAEYADDIRGEVWAKLMGNATLNPLSAITGATIGELATTPATRAVLLAGMGEIARIAAAEGSALPSTPEARVRRAEQVGAVRTSMLQDRLAGRRLETGALLAAPIALAERHGIAVPVLQTLLGCLSVPLHDKDPNVRT is encoded by the coding sequence ATGCCGACTGAGCACGGACGCATCCTGGTCGTCGGCGGCGGCAGCCTCGGGCTCTACCTCGCCGGGCGGCTGAGCCTGGCGGGCAGGGCGGTGACGGTGACGCAGCGTGCTGGCAGCGCCGCGCCGGAAGGCGGCATCGTCGCCGAGGGCGACGAGCAGTGGCAGGCGCCGGCAGTGGGCTTCACCATCGCTGACGACCGGCGCGGCCCCTATTCGCAAATCATCGTCGCGGTGAAGTCGCACGACCTGCCGCCGCTGCTGCCGACGCTGGCCGCGCTCGGCGACGCCACCACCGAATACGTCTTCCTTCAGAACGGCATCCCCTGGTGGTGGCGCCATGCGGACGGCGACGGCACGGCGCCGGCGCTCGCGCGCACGGTGGCGGTGGTGGTGCATCACGCGGTGGAGCGCACGGCGCCCGGCCGCATCCGGGTGCGCCGCGCCGGCGGTGAGCGCTACCTGTGCGGTCGCGTTAGCGCCGCCCTGGCTGATGCGCGCGACACCGCGCTGCAGACGCTGGTCACCGGCTGGCAGCAGGCCGGCATCCCCGCCGAATACGCCGACGACATCCGCGGCGAGGTGTGGGCCAAACTGATGGGTAACGCCACCCTCAACCCGCTGTCGGCGATCACCGGCGCCACCATCGGCGAACTCGCCACCACCCCGGCAACGCGCGCGGTGCTGCTGGCCGGCATGGGCGAGATCGCCCGCATCGCCGCCGCCGAAGGCAGCGCGCTGCCGAGCACGCCGGAAGCGCGCGTGCGCCGGGCCGAGCAGGTCGGCGCGGTGCGCACCTCGATGCTGCAGGACCGCCTCGCCGGCCGCCGGCTGGAAACCGGGGCGCTGCTGGCGGCGCCGATCGCGCTTGCCGAACGCCACGGCATCGCGGTGCCGGTGCTGCAAACCTTGCTCGGCTGCCTGAGCGTTCCCCTTCATGACAAGGATCCGAATGTCCGCACGTGA
- a CDS encoding acetate--CoA ligase family protein: protein MSARENLPAAEPVWRIPVARVLHPQSVAIVGASDSLDKFGGRILANVQRHGFPGRLLPINPKRAEVGGLPAWPAIGTAPGPVDLAVIAVPGSQLLETVGECARAGVGACVVITAQLAEFDERGKALQDEVVALARSHGMRLLGPNCMGLISPAAGLALSSTMTLQHAPALRRGGVGFVSQSGALMGTLFVTGDDHAVGFSHMVSIGNQADLELCDLLEALIADDATRVIALYVEALKSPHRFVELARRARVAGKPVLAVKAGRTEAGAAAARSHTASLAGSYEAFVAACESAGVLVFDEPEGMIVAAGVFDRLGAAVGEGGIGFVGSSGGGCAVTADRLAAAGLPLAQWTPATRARLAAHFLPTHTNNPIDLGGHKGALTPQVFEDSIAAIADDDGVAVLLYLMTPQPLMAETADALIAAHRRSGKPVLVVSDTGSFAADIRQRLVAAGLPLVNRIDDGLRVLEAWFRRRRLAVFADGGTRPAGAGPLSALPLELPPAGLLNEPDTKALLAAYGIAVNAADTVGDAEAAVAAAARIGYPVVLKGISRSITHKSDAGLVRLNLADADAVRAGWAALADILRAADGDVAPHVSVQQQVAGVAELILGVRVDADFGPQLLAGFGGVLVEVLKDFRLAAVPLSPAAARALLDGLRLRPLLDGVRGRPAADVEAVVDAIVRLSWLAADLGDRLRELDVNPLIVGARGEGAIAVDGRAVIVEEAA, encoded by the coding sequence ATGTCCGCACGTGAAAACCTGCCGGCGGCCGAGCCCGTCTGGCGCATTCCGGTGGCGCGGGTGCTGCACCCGCAATCGGTGGCCATCGTCGGCGCCTCCGACAGCCTCGACAAGTTCGGCGGCCGCATCCTCGCCAACGTGCAGCGCCACGGCTTTCCCGGCCGCCTGCTGCCGATCAACCCCAAGCGCGCCGAGGTCGGCGGCCTGCCGGCCTGGCCCGCCATCGGCACGGCGCCGGGGCCGGTGGACCTCGCGGTGATCGCGGTGCCCGGCAGCCAGCTGCTGGAAACCGTGGGCGAATGCGCCCGCGCCGGCGTCGGCGCCTGCGTGGTCATCACCGCCCAGCTCGCCGAGTTCGACGAACGCGGCAAGGCGCTGCAGGACGAGGTGGTGGCGCTTGCGCGCAGCCACGGCATGCGCCTGCTCGGCCCCAACTGCATGGGGCTGATCTCGCCGGCGGCCGGTCTGGCACTGAGTTCGACGATGACGCTGCAGCACGCGCCGGCGCTGCGCCGCGGCGGCGTCGGCTTCGTCAGCCAGAGCGGCGCGCTGATGGGTACGCTCTTCGTCACCGGCGACGACCACGCGGTGGGCTTCAGCCACATGGTCTCGATCGGCAACCAGGCCGATCTGGAACTGTGCGACCTGCTCGAAGCGTTGATCGCGGACGATGCCACCCGGGTGATCGCGCTCTATGTCGAGGCGCTGAAGTCGCCGCACCGCTTCGTCGAACTGGCCCGCCGCGCGCGTGTCGCCGGCAAGCCGGTGCTGGCGGTCAAGGCCGGGCGCACCGAGGCCGGCGCCGCCGCGGCGCGCTCGCACACCGCCAGCCTGGCCGGCTCCTACGAGGCTTTCGTTGCCGCCTGCGAATCGGCCGGCGTGCTGGTGTTCGACGAGCCGGAAGGCATGATCGTCGCCGCAGGCGTGTTTGACCGCCTCGGCGCGGCGGTGGGCGAGGGCGGCATCGGCTTCGTCGGCAGTTCCGGCGGCGGCTGCGCGGTCACCGCCGACCGCCTTGCCGCCGCCGGCCTGCCGCTGGCGCAATGGACGCCGGCCACCCGCGCGCGGCTGGCGGCGCACTTCCTGCCCACCCACACCAACAACCCGATCGACCTCGGCGGCCACAAGGGCGCACTTACGCCGCAGGTGTTCGAGGACAGCATCGCCGCCATTGCCGACGACGATGGCGTGGCGGTGCTGCTCTACCTGATGACGCCGCAGCCGCTGATGGCGGAAACCGCCGACGCGCTGATCGCCGCGCATCGCCGCAGCGGCAAGCCGGTGCTGGTGGTGAGCGACACCGGCAGCTTCGCCGCCGACATCCGCCAGCGGCTGGTGGCGGCCGGGCTGCCGCTGGTCAACCGCATCGACGACGGCCTGCGTGTGCTGGAGGCCTGGTTCCGCCGGCGCCGGCTGGCGGTGTTCGCCGACGGCGGCACGCGGCCGGCAGGAGCCGGGCCGCTTTCCGCGCTGCCGCTTGAGTTGCCACCCGCGGGCCTGCTGAACGAGCCCGACACCAAGGCGCTGCTCGCCGCCTACGGCATTGCGGTGAACGCCGCCGACACCGTGGGCGACGCCGAGGCCGCGGTGGCCGCGGCGGCGCGCATCGGCTACCCGGTGGTGCTGAAGGGCATCAGCCGCAGCATCACCCACAAGAGCGACGCCGGCCTGGTGCGGCTGAACCTGGCCGACGCCGACGCGGTGCGCGCCGGCTGGGCCGCGCTCGCCGACATCCTCCGCGCGGCCGATGGCGACGTGGCGCCGCACGTGTCGGTGCAGCAGCAGGTGGCAGGCGTGGCCGAGCTGATCCTCGGCGTGCGCGTCGATGCCGACTTCGGCCCGCAGCTGCTTGCGGGCTTTGGCGGCGTGCTGGTCGAGGTGCTGAAGGACTTCCGCCTCGCCGCGGTGCCGCTGTCGCCGGCGGCGGCGCGCGCGCTGCTCGATGGCCTGCGCCTGCGGCCGCTGCTCGACGGCGTGCGCGGCCGGCCGGCGGCGGATGTGGAGGCGGTGGTGGATGCCATCGTGCGCCTGTCCTGGCTGGCGGCCGATCTTGGCGACCGCCTGCGCGAACTGGATGTGAATCCGCTCATCGTCGGCGCGCGCGGCGAGGGCGCGATAGCGGTGGATGGCCGCGCCGTGATCGTGGAGGAAGCAGCATGA
- a CDS encoding enoyl-CoA hydratase/isomerase family protein translates to MSTVSDEGRIDYRSADGIAVITINRPAKRNALTAAMCDQLHAAWLRFQASPEDRVAVLAAEGDTFCAGADLRAPPPHFWRAMPAVAVTLDKPVIAAVQGAVVGGAVAMVTFCDLCVAAEDARFIYPEAKVGVAQGMISAITARIPHKIAMELMLLGEPVSARRAYEAGFVNRVVPADAVLDTALAMAATLAKSAPLVLGLLKRLADRTLPHSPAEAACALQAEVQDVLTSADAAEGLAAFRDKRPPRFAGR, encoded by the coding sequence ATGAGTACCGTCAGCGACGAAGGCCGCATCGACTACCGCTCCGCCGACGGCATCGCCGTCATTACCATCAATCGCCCGGCCAAGCGCAACGCGCTCACCGCCGCGATGTGCGACCAGCTCCACGCCGCCTGGCTGCGCTTCCAGGCCAGCCCGGAAGACCGCGTCGCGGTGCTGGCCGCCGAGGGCGACACCTTCTGCGCCGGCGCCGACCTGCGCGCGCCGCCGCCGCACTTCTGGCGCGCGATGCCGGCGGTGGCGGTAACGCTGGACAAGCCGGTGATCGCGGCGGTGCAGGGCGCGGTGGTGGGCGGCGCGGTGGCGATGGTCACCTTCTGCGACCTCTGCGTCGCCGCCGAGGACGCGCGCTTCATCTACCCGGAAGCGAAGGTGGGCGTGGCGCAGGGAATGATCTCGGCGATCACCGCGCGCATCCCGCACAAGATCGCGATGGAATTGATGCTGCTCGGCGAGCCGGTTTCCGCCCGCCGCGCCTACGAGGCCGGCTTCGTCAATCGTGTGGTGCCGGCCGACGCGGTGCTGGATACCGCACTGGCGATGGCCGCCACGCTGGCGAAATCCGCGCCGCTGGTGCTCGGCCTGCTCAAGCGCCTGGCCGACCGCACGCTGCCGCACAGCCCGGCCGAAGCCGCCTGTGCGCTGCAGGCCGAGGTGCAGGACGTACTCACCAGCGCTGACGCCGCGGAGGGCCTGGCCGCCTTCCGAGACAAGCGTCCGCCGCGTTTTGCCGGCCGCTGA
- a CDS encoding tripartite tricarboxylate transporter substrate binding protein, with amino-acid sequence MKTAPAFKSLRRLALLVGGAVLAGGLGAPLAALAADNWPSRPVVIVSPYPPGGTNDTVARAVADRLQQIFGQPFVVENRPGASGIVGTTSVIRAAADGYTLLSANNGALIVQSVVKSPSPYDPARDLTAIAKFAEAPNFIGVSAALPVNNVAELIALAKRDPGKLNYGSSGSGSFGNFSGELFKVSTGIDIVHVPFRGSAAAVTDLAAGRIDAMFDPLVVPQAGGGKVKVLASLTHKRTAGQPDIPTVKEAGGPDFELKGWFGLFAPKGLPKEVLDKLAAASEKIAADPEVKALLTRAGLEPTLTGPAAFADLVGKDLVRYADIKQRAKIEHVE; translated from the coding sequence ATGAAAACCGCCCCTGCCTTCAAATCCCTGCGTCGGCTGGCGCTGCTGGTCGGCGGCGCCGTGCTCGCCGGCGGGCTCGGCGCGCCGCTGGCGGCGCTCGCCGCCGACAACTGGCCGTCGCGGCCGGTGGTCATCGTCTCGCCTTATCCGCCGGGTGGCACCAACGACACCGTCGCGCGTGCGGTCGCCGACCGCCTGCAGCAGATCTTCGGCCAGCCCTTCGTGGTGGAAAACCGGCCGGGCGCCTCCGGTATCGTCGGCACCACCAGCGTGATCCGCGCGGCGGCCGACGGCTACACCCTGCTGTCGGCCAACAACGGCGCGCTCATCGTGCAGTCGGTGGTGAAGTCGCCGTCGCCCTACGACCCCGCGCGCGATCTCACCGCCATCGCCAAGTTCGCCGAGGCGCCCAACTTCATCGGCGTCAGCGCGGCGCTGCCGGTAAACAACGTGGCCGAGCTGATCGCCCTCGCCAAGCGCGATCCGGGCAAGCTCAACTACGGCTCGTCCGGCAGCGGCTCCTTCGGCAACTTCAGCGGCGAGCTGTTCAAGGTCAGCACCGGCATCGACATCGTGCACGTGCCCTTCCGCGGCAGCGCAGCGGCGGTGACCGACCTCGCCGCCGGCCGCATCGACGCGATGTTCGACCCGCTGGTGGTGCCGCAGGCCGGCGGCGGCAAGGTCAAGGTGCTGGCCTCGCTCACCCACAAGCGCACCGCAGGCCAGCCCGACATCCCGACGGTGAAGGAAGCCGGCGGGCCGGATTTCGAGCTCAAGGGCTGGTTCGGCCTGTTCGCGCCCAAGGGCCTGCCCAAGGAGGTGCTGGACAAGCTCGCCGCCGCCTCCGAGAAGATCGCCGCCGACCCCGAGGTCAAGGCGCTGCTGACCCGCGCCGGCCTCGAACCCACTCTGACCGGCCCGGCCGCCTTCGCCGACCTGGTCGGCAAGGATCTGGTGCGCTATGCCGACATCAAGCAGCGCGCAAAGATCGAGCACGTCGAGTAA
- a CDS encoding cysteine dioxygenase, whose translation MSVTPLREFVVALTELVESGADEPRILQEGRELVGKLVAKDDWLPDAFAQPHPQYYQQYLLYADPRERFSVVSFVWGPGQKTPLHDHTVWGIVGVLRGQERERSYVERAGGGYEEAHVGVLGAGGVTAVSPTIGDVHIVENTLADEVSISIHVYGGNIGRVSRHVFDAETGAPKTFVSGYASDVVPNLWS comes from the coding sequence ATGTCCGTCACCCCGCTGCGCGAATTCGTCGTCGCGCTCACCGAACTTGTCGAAAGCGGCGCCGATGAGCCGCGCATCCTGCAGGAAGGCCGCGAACTCGTCGGCAAGCTGGTCGCCAAGGACGACTGGCTGCCCGATGCCTTCGCCCAGCCGCATCCGCAGTACTACCAGCAATACCTGCTCTACGCCGACCCGCGCGAACGCTTCTCGGTGGTGTCCTTCGTCTGGGGCCCCGGCCAGAAAACGCCGCTGCACGACCACACGGTGTGGGGCATCGTCGGCGTACTGCGCGGGCAGGAACGCGAACGCAGCTACGTCGAGCGCGCCGGTGGCGGCTACGAGGAAGCCCACGTCGGCGTGCTCGGCGCCGGCGGAGTGACCGCGGTATCGCCCACCATCGGCGATGTGCACATCGTCGAGAACACGCTGGCCGATGAGGTGTCGATCAGCATCCATGTGTATGGCGGCAACATCGGGCGCGTTTCGCGCCATGTGTTCGATGCGGAGACGGGGGCGCCGAAGACCTTTGTGTCGGGGTATGCGAGTGATGTGGTGCCTAACCTTTGGAGTTGA